A portion of the Streptomyces sp. NBC_01335 genome contains these proteins:
- a CDS encoding Mucin-2 has protein sequence MVAFHASALDGVARNPALPTPLLLRLLAFDGGGDGPPRHALQRAGLPEPAVAVILAHPNPGARIDFAMSTRAEPAQRARLADDPSPKVRAALAYGPEWRDPRTTVAPLPDDVCARLLDDPDPSVRAALLDSPHLVPSFVASLATHRDPAARRSAARAWEKLPPGERSALLADPDPEVRRAAALGKCRGDARVTAELLRDPKSAAEALRRGLLHRADAERCVAERTHLAALAENPSLPTDLVERLAVDPDEAVRLAVSLRPELDETRRMSIHFTVDAFARGNVKWVRDGLSDPEVLRRAATSAHPLLRRTVAQSPHLPPDLMRLLARTEDPLVEDLLGIYHPDTPEEVLMRVYARLGGTFSAWMAETHPRFPREGLAARYADHPDGNYRRLAVRDPAATPTLIERLSHDPAVWTRQAAASDPRLPFHRLREALHVPELASSAGANPALPEDEMAAVLDRVGVPA, from the coding sequence ATGGTCGCGTTCCACGCGTCGGCGCTGGACGGGGTCGCCCGCAACCCGGCGCTGCCGACACCGTTGCTGCTGCGCTTGCTCGCCTTCGACGGCGGCGGTGACGGCCCGCCCCGTCACGCCCTCCAGCGGGCCGGACTTCCCGAGCCGGCCGTCGCGGTGATCCTGGCTCACCCGAACCCTGGCGCTCGGATCGACTTCGCGATGAGCACCAGGGCCGAGCCCGCGCAGCGGGCCCGGCTTGCGGACGACCCTTCCCCCAAGGTGCGGGCCGCTCTCGCGTACGGACCCGAGTGGCGCGACCCGCGGACGACGGTCGCGCCGTTGCCAGACGACGTGTGCGCCCGCCTGCTCGACGACCCCGACCCTTCCGTACGGGCGGCCCTGCTGGACTCGCCCCATCTGGTGCCGTCGTTCGTGGCCTCGCTGGCCACGCACCGCGATCCGGCAGCGCGCCGGAGTGCGGCGCGCGCATGGGAGAAGCTGCCGCCGGGCGAGCGGTCGGCGCTGCTTGCCGACCCCGACCCCGAGGTGCGGCGGGCCGCCGCGCTGGGGAAGTGCCGGGGGGACGCACGCGTCACCGCCGAACTCCTCCGCGATCCGAAGTCCGCCGCCGAGGCGCTGCGACGTGGGCTCCTCCACCGCGCCGACGCCGAACGGTGCGTCGCCGAGCGGACGCACCTGGCCGCCCTCGCCGAGAACCCGTCGCTGCCCACCGACCTCGTGGAGCGGCTCGCCGTCGACCCCGACGAGGCCGTACGGCTCGCGGTCTCCCTCAGGCCAGAACTGGACGAGACACGACGCATGTCGATTCACTTCACAGTGGATGCCTTCGCCAGAGGGAACGTGAAGTGGGTACGGGACGGCCTCTCCGACCCCGAGGTGCTGCGACGCGCCGCGACCTCCGCCCACCCGCTGCTCCGGCGCACCGTCGCCCAGAGCCCCCACCTGCCGCCCGACCTCATGCGCCTGCTCGCGCGCACCGAGGATCCGCTGGTGGAAGACCTCTTGGGCATATACCACCCCGACACCCCGGAGGAGGTCCTGATGCGTGTGTACGCGCGGCTCGGTGGCACGTTCTCCGCATGGATGGCAGAGACTCACCCCCGCTTCCCCCGCGAGGGGCTCGCCGCGCGCTACGCGGACCACCCGGACGGCAACTACCGTCGGCTGGCCGTCCGGGACCCGGCCGCCACACCCACGCTGATCGAACGGCTCAGCCATGACCCTGCGGTCTGGACTCGCCAGGCGGCGGCCAGCGACCCGCGCCTCCCGTTCCACCGGCTCCGCGAGGCGCTTCATGTCCCTGAACTGGCCTCCAGCGCGGGTGCCAACCCGGCGCTCCCAGAGGACGAGATGGCCGCTGTCCTGGACAGGGTCGGCGTTCCCGCCTGA
- a CDS encoding site-specific integrase, translating to MNPTVNVDVARPVEPHEVGNPLEWKPRVGEASWWQARQSRERLVDRLLGRFTDPGAGLTRDKTRRRGLGKLLDWLEGQPGETWQDRWMASGADDAGFEWTDLPLQGRGTPKSHWRDELATGLVLLVAGQAIRPSYPWLLRQRVTVMLTESRAASDPAAFQRLEQLAQHATPTARSDALNKLTWIVIRKGGLVSDITVGDCIELTTALEEHHFRGSAGRPLFYALLKETGVLPASAPVRLRALRIEGRRSVEQIVDAYAIECRAVRDLLVEYFTERAPELDHVSLRSIARNLCRLFWRDLEIHHPGIDSLRLTPEVAQAWKERLAYIRDAQGHPVRPRVNFRSELVFVRAFYQDIARWAADDPARWAPWVAPCPIKANECATKKSRSGVKSRMDQRTRTQLPLLPALLRAVDRQRKDAEARITAARATPTGGRFQVAGEEFERCRSGQARRVYVTEVAAGRRRNLTHEEEAAFWSWATVEVLRHTGIRIEEMLELTHHSFIAYTLPTTGEVVPMLQVAPSKTDSERLLLVSPELAEVLTAVIFRVRDGNAALPLVSAYDVFEQTWSPPMPFLFQRRYGTEDRPLTRSYIRECLVATSQSAQITMAGDPLEWRPHDFRRIFVTDAICSGLPPHIAAKICGHAALDTTMGYAAIYPEDVISHHRAFIARRRTERPSEEYRELTATEWDEFLAHFELRKVALGTCGRDYATPCQHENACVRCPLLRVDPAQMPRLQEIHANLVDRLQEAKDQGWLGEVAAIETTMAAAAQKLEAMRERATQPSTVHLGMPDIRRDTGRSSADAETAFPTGPKLRG from the coding sequence GTGAACCCGACCGTGAACGTCGACGTCGCCCGGCCCGTCGAGCCACATGAGGTGGGGAACCCACTGGAGTGGAAACCGCGAGTCGGAGAAGCGAGCTGGTGGCAGGCCCGTCAGAGCCGGGAGCGCCTGGTCGACCGGCTGCTGGGCCGGTTCACCGACCCCGGTGCGGGCCTGACCCGCGACAAGACTCGGCGGCGGGGCCTGGGCAAGCTGCTGGACTGGCTCGAAGGCCAGCCCGGAGAGACCTGGCAGGATCGCTGGATGGCCAGCGGGGCGGACGACGCCGGCTTCGAGTGGACCGATCTGCCCCTGCAGGGACGCGGCACACCCAAGAGCCACTGGCGCGATGAACTAGCCACGGGACTGGTGCTCCTGGTCGCCGGGCAGGCGATCCGCCCCAGCTACCCGTGGCTGCTGCGGCAGCGCGTGACGGTGATGCTCACCGAGTCCCGGGCCGCCAGTGACCCCGCTGCCTTCCAGCGGCTCGAACAACTGGCCCAGCATGCGACCCCGACAGCGAGGTCCGACGCCCTGAACAAGCTCACCTGGATCGTGATCCGCAAGGGTGGCCTGGTCAGCGACATCACCGTCGGCGACTGCATCGAGCTGACCACCGCACTGGAGGAACACCACTTCCGGGGCAGCGCCGGCCGGCCGCTGTTCTATGCCCTGCTCAAGGAGACCGGCGTGCTCCCGGCCAGCGCACCGGTGCGGCTGCGGGCGCTTCGCATCGAAGGCCGCCGCAGCGTCGAGCAGATCGTCGACGCGTACGCCATCGAGTGCCGGGCCGTCCGTGACCTGCTGGTCGAGTACTTCACCGAGCGGGCTCCCGAGCTCGACCACGTCTCGCTGCGTTCGATCGCCCGCAACCTGTGCCGGTTGTTCTGGCGCGACCTGGAGATCCACCATCCCGGCATCGACTCGCTGCGACTGACGCCCGAGGTCGCGCAGGCGTGGAAGGAACGCCTGGCCTACATCCGTGACGCCCAGGGCCACCCGGTGCGGCCGCGGGTGAACTTCCGCAGCGAGCTGGTGTTCGTCCGGGCGTTCTACCAGGACATCGCCCGCTGGGCCGCCGACGATCCGGCGCGATGGGCGCCCTGGGTGGCGCCGTGTCCGATCAAGGCCAACGAGTGCGCGACGAAGAAGTCCAGGTCCGGGGTGAAGTCCCGGATGGACCAGCGGACCAGGACCCAGCTGCCGCTGCTGCCCGCCCTGCTTCGAGCCGTCGACCGGCAGCGCAAGGACGCCGAGGCTCGCATCACTGCGGCTCGCGCGACACCAACTGGTGGACGGTTCCAAGTCGCCGGGGAGGAGTTCGAGCGCTGCAGGTCCGGGCAGGCCCGCCGCGTCTACGTCACCGAGGTGGCCGCCGGTCGGCGGCGGAACCTGACCCACGAGGAGGAGGCGGCGTTCTGGTCCTGGGCGACGGTGGAGGTGCTACGGCACACCGGCATCCGGATCGAGGAGATGCTGGAGCTCACCCACCACAGCTTCATCGCCTACACCCTGCCCACCACCGGCGAGGTGGTTCCGATGCTGCAGGTCGCCCCGTCCAAGACCGATTCGGAGCGCCTGCTGCTGGTCTCCCCGGAGCTGGCGGAGGTGCTGACCGCAGTGATCTTCCGGGTCCGGGATGGGAACGCCGCCCTGCCGCTGGTGTCGGCCTACGACGTGTTCGAGCAGACTTGGAGCCCGCCCATGCCGTTCCTGTTCCAACGCCGGTACGGCACCGAGGACCGGCCGCTGACCCGCAGCTACATCCGCGAGTGCCTGGTCGCGACCTCGCAGTCCGCCCAGATCACCATGGCCGGCGACCCGCTCGAATGGCGTCCCCACGACTTCAGAAGGATCTTCGTGACCGACGCCATCTGCTCCGGACTGCCCCCGCACATCGCCGCGAAAATCTGCGGCCACGCCGCTCTGGACACCACCATGGGCTATGCCGCGATCTACCCGGAGGACGTGATCTCCCATCACCGGGCCTTCATCGCCCGCCGCAGAACCGAGCGGCCCAGTGAGGAGTACCGCGAGCTCACCGCCACCGAGTGGGACGAGTTCCTGGCCCACTTCGAACTCCGCAAGGTCGCCCTGGGGACCTGCGGCCGCGACTACGCGACCCCGTGCCAGCATGAAAACGCCTGCGTCAGGTGCCCCCTACTCCGCGTGGACCCAGCCCAGATGCCACGCCTCCAGGAGATCCACGCCAACCTCGTCGACCGTCTCCAAGAGGCCAAAGACCAGGGCTGGCTCGGCGAGGTCGCCGCCATCGAGACCACCATGGCCGCCGCCGCGCAGAAGCTGGAGGCCATGCGCGAGCGTGCAACTCAGCCGTCCACCGTTCACCTCGGCATGCCCGACATCCGCCGCGACACCGGACGCAGCAGCGCCGACGCTGAGACAGCCTTCCCAACGGGTCCTAAGCTTCGCGGATGA
- a CDS encoding DUF6262 family protein, with the protein MRADNSAHLAEAAQQRRLACSERVRAVLDALERDGGAMTVAGVAARAGVSRTFLYDAAQAPLLARLRDLADKQPSTGRPALPKHQRITTKSHETVVRALRDANRKLHEENERLRNELAVALGQLRDLRRGIPAPRG; encoded by the coding sequence ATGCGGGCTGACAACTCGGCGCACCTGGCCGAAGCCGCACAACAGCGACGTCTCGCCTGTAGCGAGCGTGTCCGCGCCGTCCTGGACGCCCTGGAACGCGACGGCGGAGCGATGACCGTCGCTGGCGTCGCCGCCCGGGCCGGGGTCTCCCGGACCTTCCTCTACGACGCTGCCCAGGCACCACTGCTCGCCAGACTGCGCGACCTCGCCGACAAGCAGCCCTCCACGGGGCGACCCGCTCTGCCCAAACACCAGCGAATCACCACCAAGTCGCATGAGACGGTAGTAAGAGCGCTGCGCGACGCCAACCGCAAACTGCATGAGGAGAACGAACGGCTTCGCAACGAACTCGCAGTGGCCCTCGGCCAGCTCCGAGACCTCCGCCGAGGCATCCCCGCCCCACGCGGCTAG
- a CDS encoding TetR/AcrR family transcriptional regulator, with protein sequence MRRDGAANREKVLLAAEHVFAEKGAAASTDEVAQRAGVSIATVFRNFATKQDLIEATACRYLEKLTAQALALAESQDAGKAFASLMRSLAAAGPVKMTLLDLLPPHDDDGQGLSRPVTEAADAFRAALEGALHRAQAAGAARPDVTGDDVSLLLRALAYATDLSEGEALDRAVGIVLDGLGVPR encoded by the coding sequence ATGCGCCGCGACGGAGCCGCCAACAGGGAGAAGGTCCTGCTGGCCGCCGAGCATGTGTTCGCCGAGAAGGGGGCCGCCGCCTCCACCGATGAGGTCGCGCAGCGGGCCGGGGTCAGCATCGCCACCGTCTTCCGGAATTTCGCCACCAAGCAGGACCTCATCGAGGCCACCGCGTGCCGCTACCTGGAGAAGCTGACCGCCCAGGCGCTGGCGCTCGCCGAAAGCCAGGACGCCGGAAAAGCCTTCGCCTCCCTGATGAGGTCCCTCGCGGCGGCCGGGCCGGTGAAGATGACCCTGCTGGATCTGTTGCCCCCGCACGACGACGACGGCCAGGGCCTGTCCCGGCCGGTCACCGAGGCCGCCGACGCCTTCCGCGCGGCCCTCGAAGGCGCACTCCACCGCGCCCAGGCCGCCGGCGCCGCGCGCCCCGACGTCACCGGCGACGACGTCTCCCTCCTCCTGCGCGCCCTCGCATACGCCACGGACCTCAGCGAAGGCGAGGCACTCGACCGGGCCGTGGGCATCGTCCTCGACGGCCTCGGCGTACCGCGCTGA
- a CDS encoding tyrosine-type recombinase/integrase — protein sequence MQESTQLRDVTALTVPRVGRVEETGDPSLPYRLLDRDGIEVAAVSEFLLDMLANADSPASLRSYAYELLAWFRFLWAVDVPWDRAGRAEARDFALWLKMVKKPPRPRRPYAPAPGSVNPVTGKRYAGENYAARTRRHARAVVRSFYEYHRDMHGRPLLNPFPKTKRAEDEYLNAHHNPMRAFKHTARRAPYQPKEPRRTPRGIPDHAFNELFAALPSHRDRALVAFYISAGPRASELLGVSRDRVSPGNQTIGVIRKGSRALQWIPASSDAFVWLRLYQQQIRPQALNGPEEPLWWTLRRPIRPLSYDAARMVFTRANETLGANWTLYDLRHSAAKRMVRDPKLSLTDVQWVLGHLHISTTEQYLEPAEDEVVAHVLAHHARQAAEPVKPVMPAPGYRSEVLQILLGTAALGGGPA from the coding sequence GTGCAAGAGAGCACGCAATTACGGGACGTCACGGCGCTCACGGTGCCGAGGGTCGGCCGGGTCGAGGAGACCGGCGATCCGTCGCTGCCGTACCGGCTGCTCGACCGGGACGGGATCGAGGTGGCGGCCGTCAGCGAGTTCCTGCTCGACATGCTCGCCAACGCCGACAGCCCGGCCTCGCTCCGCTCGTACGCGTACGAGCTGCTGGCCTGGTTCCGGTTCCTGTGGGCTGTCGACGTGCCGTGGGACCGGGCCGGCCGGGCGGAGGCCCGAGACTTCGCACTGTGGCTGAAGATGGTCAAGAAACCGCCGCGGCCCCGGCGGCCGTACGCCCCGGCGCCCGGGTCGGTCAATCCGGTGACCGGCAAACGGTACGCGGGCGAGAACTACGCCGCACGCACCCGAAGGCACGCGCGGGCAGTCGTCCGCAGCTTCTACGAGTACCACCGCGACATGCACGGACGTCCGCTGCTCAACCCGTTCCCGAAGACCAAGCGTGCCGAGGACGAGTACCTCAACGCCCACCACAACCCGATGCGCGCCTTCAAACACACTGCCCGCCGAGCCCCCTACCAGCCGAAGGAACCCCGGCGAACCCCGCGCGGCATCCCCGACCATGCCTTCAACGAACTGTTCGCGGCCCTGCCCTCGCACCGCGACCGCGCGCTGGTCGCCTTCTACATCTCGGCCGGCCCGCGCGCCTCGGAACTCCTCGGGGTCAGCCGCGACCGGGTCAGCCCCGGTAACCAGACGATCGGCGTCATCCGTAAGGGCTCCCGGGCCCTGCAATGGATCCCCGCCTCCAGCGACGCGTTCGTATGGCTGCGGCTCTACCAGCAGCAGATCCGCCCGCAGGCCCTCAATGGACCGGAGGAACCGCTGTGGTGGACCCTCCGGCGCCCGATCAGGCCGTTGAGCTACGACGCGGCACGCATGGTGTTCACCCGGGCCAACGAGACCCTGGGAGCGAACTGGACCCTGTATGACCTGCGGCACAGCGCGGCCAAACGCATGGTGCGCGACCCCAAGCTCTCGCTCACCGACGTCCAATGGGTCCTTGGCCATCTCCACATCAGCACCACGGAGCAGTACCTCGAACCCGCCGAGGACGAGGTCGTCGCGCACGTGCTGGCCCACCACGCCCGGCAAGCTGCGGAGCCCGTCAAACCGGTGATGCCCGCCCCGGGCTACCGTTCCGAGGTTCTCCAGATACTGCTCGGCACGGCCGCCCTCGGTGGAGGCCCGGCATGA
- a CDS encoding tyrosine-type recombinase/integrase, which translates to MTTATVTARPSAPVRHALLPPGQEKREAPATWWQTEEPRGQVLERTLALPFTADSDANQRSRHRGLIKLLDWLEDQPGGTWQERWMASGAEEAGREWTRLPMQWLAEHQRARKYDRADLCCGMIPLLGGQVVRPAYRWLLRQRPSQLLAHIRSVTDPGGFAALKDQYTATGHAGANDCNNALNRVTWIVTSKGGTVHDVTIGDCVELQHAIGEHQTNGYHGKHLFYALLAGLGVFGPEAPARLKTVMLPGQLTPAALVDRQGITCTAIRDLLVDYLTERAVDVDYTTLEDMARTLTGLFWRDLEKHHPGIDSLRLDADIVIAWRERVRMVRDRHGTPIRPRVNAHTVFSWVRTFYQDLARWAADEPTRWGPWVAPCPVRDSDTDHSKNRARRKAAMDQRTRTLLPALPALVKAVERQLKDAQTCLATGRETPAGAPFTTPAGENLLRRAGMSSRIYADDPATGRRRDLTVEEERAFWAWAIVEVLRHTGMRIEEALELTHHSFVAYQLPTTGEIVPMLQVAPSKLDQERLLLVSPELGEVLTAIIHRVRRGQQAMPLVSAYDSLERLWSASMPFLFQRRCGPEDRAIPRNYIYTCLNDALATSGLTGPGNEQLRYTPHDFRRIFVTDALRSGLPPHIAARICGHRTVDTTLGYAAIYPEDVINHHRSFIARRRALRPGEEYREPTAQEWQDFLAHFELRKVALGVCARDFGTPCVHEHACLSEPAQLGPAEADDGRVAECSGQRS; encoded by the coding sequence ATGACCACCGCGACCGTGACGGCCCGGCCCTCCGCCCCCGTCCGCCACGCCCTCTTGCCTCCCGGCCAGGAGAAACGCGAAGCGCCAGCGACCTGGTGGCAGACGGAGGAACCGCGCGGACAGGTGCTGGAGCGCACACTCGCACTGCCGTTCACCGCGGACAGCGACGCCAATCAGCGCTCACGGCACCGCGGTCTGATCAAGCTGCTGGACTGGCTGGAGGACCAGCCCGGCGGCACCTGGCAGGAGCGCTGGATGGCCAGCGGAGCCGAGGAAGCAGGCCGGGAGTGGACGCGGCTGCCGATGCAGTGGCTCGCCGAGCACCAGCGGGCACGCAAGTACGACCGGGCCGATCTGTGCTGCGGCATGATCCCGCTGCTGGGCGGACAAGTCGTACGCCCCGCCTACCGGTGGCTACTGCGCCAGCGCCCTTCGCAACTGCTGGCACACATCCGCAGCGTCACCGATCCCGGCGGTTTCGCGGCGCTCAAGGACCAGTACACGGCCACCGGCCACGCGGGAGCCAACGACTGCAACAACGCGCTCAACCGCGTCACCTGGATCGTGACTTCCAAGGGCGGGACCGTCCACGACGTCACCATCGGCGACTGCGTCGAGCTGCAGCACGCCATCGGCGAGCACCAGACCAACGGCTACCACGGCAAGCACCTCTTCTACGCGCTCCTCGCGGGCCTCGGCGTCTTCGGCCCCGAGGCCCCGGCACGGCTGAAGACGGTGATGCTGCCGGGGCAGTTGACACCGGCAGCCCTGGTGGACCGGCAGGGCATCACCTGCACCGCGATACGAGACCTCCTGGTCGACTACCTCACCGAGCGCGCGGTGGACGTCGACTACACCACGCTGGAGGACATGGCCCGCACCCTGACCGGACTGTTCTGGCGCGACCTGGAGAAACACCACCCGGGCATCGACTCGCTGCGGCTGGACGCCGACATCGTCATCGCCTGGCGGGAGCGCGTCCGCATGGTCCGTGACCGGCACGGCACCCCCATCCGGCCGCGGGTCAACGCGCACACCGTGTTCAGCTGGGTCCGCACGTTCTACCAGGATCTCGCCCGCTGGGCCGCCGACGAGCCGACGCGCTGGGGCCCGTGGGTCGCACCCTGCCCGGTCCGCGACAGCGACACCGACCACAGCAAGAACCGTGCTCGCCGCAAGGCGGCCATGGACCAGCGCACCCGCACCCTGCTGCCCGCACTCCCGGCCCTGGTCAAAGCCGTCGAGCGCCAGCTCAAGGACGCCCAGACCTGTCTCGCCACCGGGCGGGAGACCCCGGCCGGAGCCCCGTTCACCACTCCGGCGGGCGAGAACCTCCTCCGCCGCGCCGGGATGTCCTCCCGCATCTACGCCGACGACCCCGCCACCGGCCGGCGCCGGGACCTGACTGTGGAAGAGGAACGCGCCTTCTGGGCCTGGGCCATCGTCGAAGTCCTTCGCCACACCGGCATGCGCATCGAGGAAGCACTCGAACTCACCCACCACAGCTTCGTTGCCTACCAGCTGCCCACCACCGGCGAGATCGTGCCCATGCTCCAGGTCGCCCCGTCCAAGCTCGACCAGGAGCGGCTGCTGCTGGTCTCACCAGAGCTCGGCGAGGTACTCACTGCGATCATCCATCGCGTCCGGCGCGGGCAGCAGGCCATGCCCCTGGTCTCCGCCTACGACAGTCTGGAACGGCTCTGGAGCGCATCAATGCCGTTCCTCTTCCAGCGCCGCTGCGGCCCGGAGGACCGGGCCATCCCGCGCAACTACATCTACACCTGTCTCAACGACGCCCTCGCCACGAGCGGGCTGACCGGGCCCGGCAACGAGCAGCTGCGATACACACCCCACGACTTCCGGAGAATCTTCGTGACCGACGCCCTCCGCTCCGGTCTGCCCCCGCACATCGCCGCCCGCATCTGTGGCCACCGGACGGTCGACACGACCCTCGGCTATGCCGCGATCTATCCCGAGGACGTCATCAACCACCACCGGTCCTTCATCGCCCGCCGCCGGGCGCTGCGGCCCGGGGAGGAGTACCGCGAGCCCACCGCACAGGAGTGGCAGGACTTCCTCGCCCACTTCGAGCTGCGGAAGGTCGCTCTCGGCGTCTGCGCACGCGACTTCGGCACCCCCTGCGTCCATGAACACGCCTGCTTATCCGAACCAGCCCAACTGGGTCCGGCGGAGGCAGACGACGGGCGGGTTGCTGAATGTAGCGGTCAGAGATCTTGA
- a CDS encoding tyrosine-type recombinase/integrase — MPEHSTTVRDVATLKVARVGRVEKTDDPLRPFRLVDADGTEVAAVSEFLHHMLADDASPTSLRSYAYELLAWARFLRAVDVPWHLASRVEARDFALWLKTTKKPPRQRRPDAPAPGSVNPVTGKAALGENYAARTRRHARAVIRSFYEYHRETHGRPLINPFPQGGAADEGSPNAHHNPMQPFRQPSRRGTYQPKEPKPTPRIIPDQAINDLFAGLKYNRDRALIAFYISTGARASELLGVPQGLVAPGDQTIGVVRKGNQVLQHLPTSADAFVWLRLYQQELRGMVPKHPSEPLWWTLRRPFRPLEYDAARMVFTRANQLLGANWTLHDLRHSAAKRMVRDPNLTLADVQWVMGHAHITTTEIYIAPTPDEVVAHVLAHHERQRAKQAKPPAPPAPGYRPEVLAALLGTSTANGESR, encoded by the coding sequence ATGCCAGAGCACAGCACGACGGTCCGGGATGTGGCGACGCTGAAGGTGGCAAGGGTCGGCCGCGTCGAGAAGACCGATGACCCGCTGCGGCCGTTCCGGCTCGTAGACGCCGATGGCACCGAGGTGGCGGCGGTCAGTGAGTTCCTGCACCACATGCTCGCCGACGACGCGAGTCCGACGTCGCTTCGGTCCTACGCCTATGAGCTGTTGGCGTGGGCCCGGTTCTTACGCGCCGTGGACGTTCCCTGGCATCTGGCGAGCCGCGTCGAGGCCCGTGACTTCGCACTGTGGCTGAAGACCACGAAGAAGCCGCCCCGGCAGCGCCGTCCCGACGCACCCGCCCCGGGCTCGGTGAACCCAGTCACGGGGAAGGCCGCGCTCGGCGAGAACTATGCCGCTCGGACCAGGCGGCACGCTCGCGCGGTGATCCGCTCTTTCTACGAGTACCACCGGGAGACCCACGGCCGACCGCTGATCAACCCGTTCCCGCAGGGCGGGGCTGCCGACGAGGGGAGTCCGAATGCACATCACAACCCGATGCAGCCGTTCCGGCAGCCCTCGCGCCGGGGTACCTATCAGCCCAAGGAGCCCAAGCCGACCCCGAGGATCATTCCTGACCAGGCAATCAACGACCTGTTCGCCGGGTTGAAGTACAACCGGGACAGGGCTCTGATCGCCTTCTACATCTCCACCGGCGCCCGCGCCTCCGAGCTGCTCGGCGTCCCGCAGGGCCTGGTCGCGCCCGGGGACCAGACGATCGGTGTCGTCCGCAAGGGCAACCAGGTCCTGCAGCACCTTCCCACCTCCGCCGACGCGTTCGTTTGGCTGCGGCTCTACCAGCAAGAACTACGCGGCATGGTCCCCAAGCACCCGTCGGAGCCGCTGTGGTGGACGCTGCGGCGGCCCTTCCGCCCGCTGGAGTACGACGCGGCCCGGATGGTCTTCACCCGCGCTAACCAACTGCTCGGCGCGAACTGGACCCTGCACGACCTGAGGCACAGCGCGGCCAAGAGGATGGTCCGCGATCCGAACCTGACCCTCGCCGACGTGCAGTGGGTCATGGGACATGCCCACATCACCACCACGGAAATTTATATCGCTCCCACTCCCGACGAGGTCGTCGCCCACGTCCTGGCCCACCACGAGCGGCAGCGCGCCAAGCAGGCCAAGCCGCCGGCCCCGCCGGCACCGGGTTACCGCCCCGAGGTGCTGGCAGCACTGCTCGGCACCTCGACCGCGAATGGCGAGAGCCGGTGA